The Desmonostoc muscorum LEGE 12446 genome includes a region encoding these proteins:
- a CDS encoding reverse transcriptase domain-containing protein — protein MRNAETILSVIRDRGYRGLPLDDIYRQLFNPNLYLLAYSRIYKNDGAMTQGITSETVDGMSIKKIENLIEDIRYERFRWTPVRRINIPKKNGKTRPLGIPTWNDKLIQEVIRLILEAYYEPQFSNSSHGFRQERGCHTALTVIDRTWQGTKWFIEGDIRGCFDNIDHKILMSTLRETIQDNRFLRLIENLLKAGYCEQWKYYSTLSGTPQGSILSPILANIYLDKFDKFIEQILIPEYTLGKHRAENPEYSKLVKLAWYYRKNGQVDKARQLEIKYQKMPSKNVRDPKYRRLNYVRYADDFLLGFIGSFQETKEIKEKLKTFLADNLQLELSPEKTLITNARNEAASFLGYKILVQYSDDKHTNGKRSINGIIALRIPARLIEEKCTLYMRNGKPIHRPELINDDDFTIINIYQSEFRGYVQFYSLAQNIAWLRKLQWIMSSSLMKTLACKHRTSVAKICAKYKKTVKLPQGLRKCVEITVPVEGKKSLVARFGGIQLKRNLKATILDLPTNRKPAFRNELIKRLLASECEICGAKGDIEVHHIRALKDLKAKGRKEKPQWMQIMSARRRKTLMVCPQCHDAIHAGKPTSKRVS, from the coding sequence ATGCGAAACGCCGAAACGATTTTAAGTGTAATCCGAGACAGAGGCTACCGTGGTTTACCTCTGGATGATATCTACAGACAACTTTTCAACCCCAATTTATACCTCTTGGCGTACAGCCGCATCTACAAAAATGATGGGGCAATGACGCAAGGAATTACATCAGAGACTGTTGATGGGATGTCCATCAAAAAGATTGAAAACCTCATAGAGGATATTCGCTATGAACGTTTTCGGTGGACACCAGTACGGCGAATTAATATTCCCAAGAAAAATGGAAAAACTCGACCTCTGGGTATTCCCACTTGGAACGATAAATTGATTCAGGAAGTAATACGTTTAATATTAGAAGCGTACTACGAGCCTCAATTTTCTAACAGCAGTCATGGTTTTCGACAAGAGCGCGGATGCCATACGGCGCTAACAGTAATAGACCGTACTTGGCAAGGAACTAAATGGTTTATCGAAGGAGATATTCGCGGTTGCTTTGACAATATAGATCATAAAATCTTAATGTCAACCTTACGCGAGACAATCCAAGATAATCGTTTCTTGAGATTGATTGAAAACTTACTCAAGGCAGGTTACTGTGAGCAATGGAAATATTATTCCACCCTGAGCGGAACGCCGCAAGGCTCGATTTTATCACCCATACTCGCCAATATCTATCTTGACAAATTCGATAAATTTATCGAACAGATACTCATCCCAGAATATACACTTGGTAAACATCGGGCAGAAAATCCAGAGTATTCAAAACTCGTAAAACTTGCTTGGTATTACAGGAAAAACGGACAAGTTGATAAAGCGCGTCAACTGGAAATTAAATACCAGAAAATGCCTTCTAAAAATGTTCGTGACCCTAAATACAGAAGGTTAAATTACGTCCGCTATGCAGACGATTTCCTACTTGGTTTTATTGGCTCATTCCAAGAGACAAAAGAAATTAAGGAAAAACTCAAGACATTTTTAGCTGACAATCTTCAGTTGGAACTGTCACCAGAAAAGACCCTGATTACTAATGCTAGGAATGAGGCAGCAAGCTTTCTAGGTTACAAAATTCTAGTCCAATATTCTGACGATAAGCATACCAATGGTAAACGCTCAATCAACGGAATTATTGCACTAAGAATCCCAGCAAGACTTATAGAAGAAAAATGTACCCTATACATGAGGAATGGTAAACCCATTCATCGCCCTGAATTAATAAATGATGATGATTTTACTATTATCAACATTTACCAATCGGAATTTAGAGGGTATGTACAATTCTATAGCCTTGCCCAAAATATTGCATGGCTGCGAAAACTTCAATGGATTATGTCGAGTTCGCTGATGAAAACCCTTGCCTGTAAACACAGAACTAGCGTGGCTAAAATCTGCGCCAAGTATAAGAAGACGGTAAAGCTTCCACAAGGCTTGAGAAAGTGTGTGGAAATAACTGTCCCAGTAGAAGGTAAGAAATCCCTGGTGGCTCGCTTTGGCGGCATCCAATTAAAACGCAACCTAAAAGCAACCATTCTAGACCTGCCAACAAATAGAAAGCCCGCGTTCAGAAATGAACTAATTAAACGGCTTCTTGCTTCGGAATGTGAGATTTGCGGGGCAAAAGGTGATATTGAGGTTCACCATATTCGTGCCCTTAAAGACCTCAAAGCCAAGGGTAGAAAGGAAAAACCGCAATGGATGCAAATTATGTCCGCACGTAGAAGGAAAACTCTCATGGTTTGCCCTCAATGCCATGATGCAATACACGCTGGTAAACCAACATCTAAACGAGTCTCGTGA
- a CDS encoding group II intron reverse transcriptase, with the protein MGLELKPSKTRLAHTLNKYEGQEAGFNFLGFNVRQYPVSKYNTGCNTNGKSLGFKTLITPSKEKVKVHYKQIAGIIEQHKPAPQAALIAHLNPVITGWANYFSTVVSKETYSELDMKVYRKLKSWGKRRHPNKSGKWVANKYWQTIDGDNWVFATPQEGKNPMQLLKHSATEIRRYVKVKGEASPYDGNLIYWSTRMGNNPEVPRKVATLLKRQKGKCAHCGLYFTEYSVIEIDHIIPKSKGGKSEYKNLQLLHRHCHDEKTASDGSLGNKSGCNSAKPKPELTGNRGTHDKSLIIEEPDEAKVCAVVRTDRIANTVGWSLG; encoded by the coding sequence ATGGGACTTGAACTTAAACCAAGTAAAACGCGCCTTGCCCATACTCTGAATAAATACGAAGGGCAAGAAGCGGGGTTTAATTTCCTGGGGTTTAACGTCAGGCAGTACCCAGTAAGCAAATACAACACAGGTTGTAATACAAATGGGAAATCTCTTGGTTTCAAGACGCTCATCACCCCCAGCAAAGAAAAGGTCAAGGTGCATTACAAACAAATTGCCGGAATAATAGAACAGCATAAACCCGCCCCTCAAGCGGCACTGATAGCCCACTTGAATCCAGTCATCACTGGATGGGCTAATTATTTCAGCACAGTAGTCAGCAAGGAAACGTATTCCGAGCTAGACATGAAAGTGTACCGGAAGCTAAAAAGCTGGGGCAAAAGAAGACATCCGAATAAGTCAGGTAAATGGGTAGCCAATAAATACTGGCAAACCATTGACGGGGATAACTGGGTATTTGCAACTCCGCAGGAGGGTAAAAACCCAATGCAACTACTAAAACATAGCGCCACAGAAATCAGGCGATATGTGAAGGTTAAAGGCGAAGCCAGTCCTTATGACGGAAACCTTATTTACTGGAGTACAAGAATGGGTAATAACCCCGAAGTCCCAAGGAAAGTGGCAACACTCCTGAAACGACAGAAAGGTAAATGTGCCCACTGCGGACTATATTTCACAGAATACTCGGTGATAGAAATTGACCATATCATTCCTAAGTCAAAAGGAGGAAAGAGTGAATATAAAAACCTTCAATTACTACACCGACATTGCCACGATGAAAAGACCGCCTCTGATGGCAGTCTGGGTAACAAATCTGGCTGTAACAGCGCCAAACCTAAGCCTGAACTAACAGGTAATCGAGGTACTCATGACAAGAGCCTTATTATTGAGGAGCCGGATGAAGCGAAAGTGTGCGCCGTGGTACGCACTGATAGAATTGCCAACACAGTTGGCTGGAGTTTGGGGTAA
- a CDS encoding reverse transcriptase/maturase family protein yields the protein MGLPKGRESYGDGVTIVVVGVSPHQGKRENRLQGEVSQVIRCNRNREVREMRTAETILNIIRERGQRGLPVENVYRLLYNPDLYLRAYAKLNSNAGAMTPGATLETVDGMSLEKINTIIEALRYERYRWTPVRRIYIPKKNGKLRPLGMPSWSDKLLQEAIRSILEAYYEPQFSEHSHGFRPQRGCHTALKEITQKGRATKWFIEGDISACFDRIDHFILLKILQDKIHDNRFIRLIKGLLDAGYLENWKYNSTYSGVPQGAVVSPILSNLVLDKLDKYVEQELIPAYTRGQRRSVFPPYNVLTKAAAKARKIGNLSEARKLSQQAQSIPSRDPNDPNFRRLWYTRYADDFLLGVVGSKSEAVEIKQKIATFLRDSLKLELSEEKTLVTHARDEAAKFLGYEIHILHADDKHDHRGQRCINGSVGLRVPKSVIKDHCVKYMRSGKPIHLTQRVNDNAYSIVSQYQAEYRGLVQYYRMAYNLHTLSLLKRVMELSLVKTLAKKFKTKMVLTRYYKLQWSAITISL from the coding sequence ATGGGATTGCCTAAAGGACGCGAGTCCTATGGTGACGGAGTGACAATAGTAGTCGTGGGAGTATCGCCCCACCAGGGAAAACGGGAGAACCGTTTACAGGGCGAAGTGTCACAGGTAATTAGATGTAACAGAAATCGAGAGGTACGCGAGATGCGAACAGCCGAAACGATACTGAACATCATACGTGAGCGCGGACAACGTGGGTTGCCAGTAGAAAACGTGTATCGACTGCTATATAACCCAGATTTGTACCTACGCGCCTACGCCAAGCTAAACAGCAACGCAGGTGCAATGACACCAGGCGCTACGCTGGAAACAGTGGATGGGATGTCCCTGGAGAAAATTAATACCATCATTGAGGCTCTGAGATATGAGCGATATAGATGGACACCAGTGCGACGTATTTACATCCCCAAGAAGAACGGTAAATTAAGACCTCTTGGTATGCCTTCCTGGTCAGATAAATTACTTCAAGAAGCAATTCGATCCATACTAGAAGCCTACTATGAGCCTCAGTTTAGCGAACACTCTCACGGTTTTCGACCCCAACGCGGATGTCATACAGCACTGAAAGAAATTACCCAAAAAGGTCGAGCTACTAAGTGGTTTATCGAAGGAGATATCAGCGCGTGTTTTGACAGAATAGACCATTTTATCCTGTTAAAAATACTACAAGATAAAATCCACGACAATCGCTTTATTCGACTAATCAAGGGATTGCTGGATGCAGGGTATTTAGAAAATTGGAAATACAATTCCACTTATAGCGGGGTTCCGCAGGGTGCAGTTGTAAGCCCAATACTTTCCAATCTGGTGCTAGACAAATTGGACAAATACGTCGAACAGGAATTAATACCAGCATACACACGAGGTCAACGAAGGAGTGTTTTCCCACCGTACAATGTGCTGACCAAAGCAGCAGCCAAAGCACGAAAAATAGGAAATTTGTCAGAAGCGCGGAAACTGAGCCAACAGGCACAATCGATTCCGTCCCGTGACCCCAATGACCCAAACTTTCGTCGCCTTTGGTATACAAGGTATGCCGATGATTTTCTGTTAGGAGTAGTAGGCTCAAAATCTGAAGCTGTGGAAATCAAACAGAAAATTGCTACGTTTCTACGTGACTCTTTAAAACTGGAACTCAGTGAAGAAAAGACGCTCGTTACCCATGCTCGTGACGAAGCTGCTAAATTCCTGGGTTATGAAATCCACATACTACACGCCGATGATAAGCATGACCATCGTGGTCAAAGATGTATCAACGGTAGTGTGGGTCTTCGGGTTCCAAAAAGCGTAATTAAAGACCACTGTGTTAAATATATGCGCTCTGGGAAGCCTATACACCTGACGCAAAGAGTCAACGATAATGCCTACAGCATAGTTAGCCAGTATCAAGCGGAATATCGAGGATTAGTCCAGTATTACCGCATGGCTTACAACCTCCACACTCTCTCCTTACTGAAACGAGTTATGGAGCTTTCTTTAGTAAAAACTTTGGCAAAGAAGTTTAAAACTAAGATGGTACTTACAAGGTATTACAAATTACAATGGAGCGCGATAACAATAAGCCTTTGA
- a CDS encoding HNH endonuclease — protein MERDNNKPLITHFGGVCLRWNKWVKIDDNLANHIWNGRSEVIQRLLAQKCEICGATDNIEVHHIRKLADIKPHGCKERPEWMVKMSARKRKALVVCRQCHEKIQYGRYDGEALKRFDYWKAT, from the coding sequence ATGGAGCGCGATAACAATAAGCCTTTGATAACTCATTTTGGTGGTGTCTGTTTGCGATGGAATAAGTGGGTCAAAATAGACGATAACCTGGCTAATCATATCTGGAACGGGCGTAGTGAAGTCATTCAACGTCTTTTAGCCCAAAAATGTGAAATTTGCGGAGCAACGGATAATATTGAAGTCCACCATATCCGCAAACTAGCAGACATTAAGCCTCATGGATGTAAAGAACGTCCAGAATGGATGGTAAAAATGTCAGCACGTAAACGAAAAGCCCTCGTGGTTTGTCGTCAGTGTCACGAGAAAATCCAATACGGACGCTACGATGGTGAAGCTCTCAAACGTTTTGATTACTGGAAAGCTACGTGA
- a CDS encoding alanine--glyoxylate aminotransferase family protein produces the protein MTPTISISDSGRLQLSPLEIPSRLLLGPGPSNAHPTVLQAMNTSPVGHLDPAFLALMDEIQSLLRYVWQTENPLTIAVSGTGTAAMEATIANTVEPGDVVLIGVAGYFGNRLVDMAGRYGADVRTITKPWGQVFNLEELQTALKTHRPAILALVHAETSTGARQPLEGVADLCREFGTLLLVDTVTSLGGVPLLLDAWGVDLAYSCSQKGLGCPPGASPFTMSPRAAEKLQQRRTKVANWYLDMSLLSKYWGPERVYHHTAPINLYYALREALRLVAQEGLANCWQRHQKNVEYLWESLEDLGLSMHVEREYRLPTLTTVRIPEGVDGKAIARQLLNEHNIEIGGGLGELAGQVWRVGLMGFNSRKESVDQLIAALRQVLPK, from the coding sequence ATGACGCCAACAATTTCAATTAGCGATTCTGGGCGCTTGCAACTCTCACCTTTAGAAATCCCATCCCGTTTATTGTTGGGGCCTGGCCCCTCCAATGCTCATCCTACAGTTCTGCAAGCGATGAATACTTCACCTGTGGGGCATCTTGACCCAGCTTTTCTCGCACTCATGGATGAAATTCAGTCGTTGCTACGCTACGTATGGCAAACAGAAAATCCACTCACCATTGCAGTCAGCGGTACGGGAACAGCGGCAATGGAAGCAACCATCGCCAATACTGTAGAACCCGGTGATGTGGTTTTAATTGGTGTAGCAGGTTACTTTGGTAATCGCCTCGTGGATATGGCTGGACGTTATGGCGCCGATGTGCGAACGATTACCAAGCCTTGGGGACAGGTTTTCAACTTGGAAGAACTGCAAACTGCCCTGAAAACTCATCGTCCAGCTATTCTAGCTCTGGTTCATGCCGAAACTTCCACAGGCGCACGGCAACCTTTAGAAGGAGTTGCTGATTTGTGTCGTGAATTTGGCACTTTACTACTAGTAGATACCGTCACAAGTCTCGGTGGCGTCCCCTTATTGTTGGATGCTTGGGGAGTTGACCTCGCTTATAGTTGTAGCCAAAAAGGCTTGGGTTGTCCCCCCGGTGCTTCGCCTTTTACCATGAGTCCACGTGCAGCCGAGAAATTGCAACAGCGTCGCACAAAAGTTGCTAATTGGTATTTGGATATGTCTTTGCTGAGTAAGTATTGGGGACCTGAACGCGTTTATCACCACACAGCACCGATTAATTTATACTATGCATTGCGGGAAGCGCTGCGTCTAGTTGCCCAAGAGGGATTAGCAAACTGCTGGCAACGTCATCAAAAAAACGTAGAATATCTCTGGGAAAGTTTGGAAGACTTAGGATTGAGTATGCATGTTGAGCGGGAGTATCGACTGCCAACCCTTACAACAGTCCGCATTCCAGAGGGAGTAGATGGAAAAGCGATCGCTCGACAGTTACTCAATGAACATAATATTGAAATTGGCGGTGGTCTTGGCGAACTCGCTGGTCAAGTCTGGCGCGTAGGACTGATGGGCTTTAATAGTCGTAAGGAAAGTGTTGACCAACTTATAGCAGCACTGCGGCAAGTTTTACCTAAGTAG
- a CDS encoding MFS transporter has product MGFSLIIFALSRVLWLSLLSLLAAGFGFILQIITGRTLLQLLVTDENRGQITGLYVMTSTGAIPIGNLIGGALASYIGAANSITLAASVCVVGSLLFMQQVSTFRDLVHQKVHN; this is encoded by the coding sequence TTGGGGTTCAGCCTGATTATCTTTGCCTTATCTCGTGTGTTATGGCTTTCGTTGCTTTCACTCTTGGCGGCTGGTTTCGGATTTATTTTGCAGATAATTACCGGACGCACTTTGCTGCAATTGTTAGTCACTGATGAAAATCGCGGGCAAATCACAGGACTTTACGTCATGACATCTACAGGTGCTATACCCATAGGCAATCTCATTGGCGGCGCACTGGCAAGTTACATCGGTGCTGCCAATAGTATCACTCTTGCTGCTAGTGTTTGTGTTGTCGGGTCACTCTTGTTTATGCAGCAAGTCTCCACCTTCCGTGATTTGGTTCATCAAAAAGTTCATAATTAG
- the hpxZ gene encoding oxalurate catabolism protein HpxZ, which translates to MTPVNDPGIVAEVTDLYLQYEEALSNNNLEVMDSLFWNAPEVVRFGVTENLYGSDEIRNFRASRPNPKIEREISNLKVVTFGKDTATVTLEFRRIIGGVERFGRQSQTWYRFAEGWKVVSAHVSLLPL; encoded by the coding sequence ATGACCCCAGTAAATGACCCTGGCATTGTAGCTGAAGTGACTGATTTATATCTTCAATATGAAGAAGCGCTTTCTAATAACAATTTAGAGGTGATGGATAGCTTGTTTTGGAATGCGCCCGAAGTAGTCCGGTTTGGGGTAACCGAAAATCTTTATGGTAGCGATGAAATTCGGAACTTTCGCGCCTCTCGACCAAATCCGAAAATAGAGCGAGAAATCTCGAATCTGAAAGTTGTAACCTTTGGAAAAGATACCGCAACAGTGACTTTAGAGTTTCGCCGCATTATCGGTGGTGTAGAACGTTTTGGGCGACAAAGCCAGACTTGGTACAGGTTCGCCGAAGGATGGAAAGTAGTTTCAGCACATGTTTCTTTGTTACCTTTGTGA
- a CDS encoding O-methyltransferase produces the protein MTYSVASIPPLVQQAQVLAAQLEFSESSLPEVGRLLQVLTSHITQGQIAEIGTGCGVGAAWIVSALHADNTFITIESDGDRATLVQRLFAHKSNVRVLQGDWHDLLSYAPFDLLFADGGNAKVVEPQILINALKIGGLIILDDLTPEEYWPPEWQGRIDRVREFWLKDPHIIATEIRVTARHAVILGTRIY, from the coding sequence ATGACTTATAGCGTCGCTTCTATTCCGCCATTAGTACAACAGGCTCAAGTACTGGCTGCACAACTTGAATTTTCTGAATCTTCACTCCCAGAAGTTGGGCGTCTGTTGCAAGTCCTCACTAGCCATATCACACAAGGTCAAATTGCGGAAATTGGTACTGGGTGCGGAGTTGGTGCTGCTTGGATTGTGAGTGCATTACACGCAGATAATACATTTATTACCATAGAGAGCGATGGCGATCGCGCCACACTTGTGCAACGGTTATTTGCACATAAGTCTAATGTCCGTGTACTTCAAGGCGATTGGCATGATTTACTTTCCTATGCTCCTTTTGATTTGTTATTTGCTGATGGCGGAAACGCCAAAGTCGTTGAACCTCAGATATTAATAAATGCTTTAAAAATTGGAGGCTTGATTATACTGGATGACCTGACACCAGAAGAATACTGGCCGCCAGAATGGCAAGGACGCATAGATCGAGTACGGGAATTTTGGTTGAAAGATCCCCATATCATTGCTACAGAAATTCGAGTCACTGCCAGACATGCAGTAATTCTAGGGACACGCATTTATTGA
- a CDS encoding histidine phosphatase family protein, translating into MQRLILVKHSLPEKIESIPAREWALSSEGRQRSHFLADKLADFQPGIIAASTEPKAIETAQIIAQKFNQQVEIVEGLQECVGVARRRHRTNFGFVEEKKFFETLEAFFATLDKLVMGLETATQANQRFQQAVENIIAKTPHDDVMIVAHGTVMTLFVAGCTGIEPFQFWRQLGQPMAIVLLLPDFNSLEIITLNSDKL; encoded by the coding sequence TTGCAAAGATTAATTTTAGTAAAACATTCGCTTCCAGAAAAAATAGAATCTATACCTGCTAGAGAGTGGGCTTTGTCATCAGAAGGGCGACAACGCTCTCATTTCTTAGCCGATAAATTAGCAGACTTCCAGCCTGGAATCATAGCTGCCAGCACAGAACCAAAAGCTATAGAAACAGCCCAGATTATTGCTCAAAAATTTAATCAGCAGGTAGAAATTGTTGAAGGATTACAAGAATGCGTAGGCGTAGCCCGTCGTAGACATCGCACCAATTTTGGTTTTGTAGAAGAAAAAAAGTTTTTTGAAACTTTAGAAGCATTTTTCGCCACACTGGATAAACTAGTCATGGGATTAGAAACAGCAACCCAAGCTAATCAACGCTTTCAGCAAGCTGTAGAAAATATTATTGCCAAAACTCCACATGATGATGTGATGATTGTGGCGCACGGAACTGTCATGACCCTATTTGTTGCTGGTTGTACTGGCATAGAACCGTTTCAGTTTTGGCGACAGCTTGGACAGCCAATGGCGATTGTGTTACTTTTACCTGATTTCAATTCATTAGAAATAATTACTTTGAACAGTGATAAACTCTAA
- a CDS encoding NUDIX hydrolase, translating into MDSFDWTVLSSKYLVQDKWLKLRADTCQMPEGQIVEPFYVFEYPTWVNVVAITKNQEVVLVKQYRHGLQKTVLELPGGSMDLEDSSPMEAAKRELLEESGYTSNNFVETGIISPNSSTHNNLIYCFLATNVELVDDLKLDITEQIDVILLPLENLVKDIHNGILLQAFHISSLLFALKKLGKVQFL; encoded by the coding sequence ATGGATTCGTTTGATTGGACTGTATTAAGCTCTAAATATTTGGTGCAAGATAAATGGCTAAAACTGCGCGCTGATACTTGTCAAATGCCTGAGGGACAAATAGTAGAGCCTTTTTATGTTTTTGAATATCCAACTTGGGTAAATGTTGTTGCAATCACCAAAAATCAGGAAGTTGTTTTAGTCAAACAATATCGCCACGGTCTGCAAAAAACAGTTTTAGAATTACCAGGCGGTTCTATGGATTTAGAAGATTCTTCCCCAATGGAAGCTGCAAAACGTGAGTTATTGGAAGAATCAGGGTATACAAGCAACAATTTTGTTGAGACTGGTATAATATCACCCAATTCATCAACTCATAATAATCTAATTTATTGTTTCTTAGCAACCAATGTAGAACTTGTAGATGATTTAAAGCTAGATATTACAGAACAAATTGATGTAATTTTGTTGCCGCTGGAAAATTTAGTTAAAGATATTCATAACGGTATCCTTCTACAAGCCTTCCATATTAGTTCATTATTGTTTGCTCTAAAAAAACTTGGTAAAGTGCAATTTCTCTAG